One Parageobacillus sp. KH3-4 genomic region harbors:
- a CDS encoding YigZ family protein: protein MLQKYYTVKGYGENEIVIEKSRFICYINRATTEEEAVQFIQQIKKKHWDATHNCSAYIIGEHDQIQKANDDGEPSGTAGIPMLEVLKKKGLKDTVAVVTRYFGGIKLGAGGLVRAYGKSVSEGLKAAGIVERRLARIMHVTIDYTWLGKVENELRSSDYTIKDTHYSENVELEIFVEEAEKQTFVDWITELTNGRAKIAEGETEYLETDVL from the coding sequence TTGTTGCAAAAATACTATACAGTAAAAGGATACGGCGAAAATGAAATCGTCATTGAAAAATCTCGCTTTATTTGCTATATCAACAGAGCAACTACGGAAGAAGAAGCAGTTCAATTTATCCAACAAATAAAAAAAAAGCATTGGGACGCGACTCATAACTGTTCTGCCTACATTATCGGCGAACACGATCAAATCCAAAAAGCGAACGATGACGGTGAACCGAGCGGTACCGCCGGCATTCCGATGCTGGAGGTGCTGAAGAAAAAAGGGCTGAAAGATACCGTCGCTGTTGTCACCCGATATTTTGGCGGCATTAAACTTGGGGCGGGCGGCCTTGTGCGCGCATACGGAAAATCCGTGTCGGAAGGGCTGAAAGCAGCTGGCATCGTCGAACGCCGCCTTGCGCGCATCATGCATGTCACCATCGATTATACGTGGCTCGGAAAAGTGGAAAATGAATTGCGCTCTTCTGACTATACTATAAAAGACACCCATTACTCAGAAAACGTCGAACTTGAAATTTTTGTCGAGGAAGCAGAAAAGCAAACGTTCGTCGACTGGATAACTGAGCTGACAAACGGAAGGGCAAAAATCGCCGAAGGGGAAACGGAATATCTCGAAACGGACGTCTTATAA